The proteins below are encoded in one region of Lagenorhynchus albirostris chromosome 7, mLagAlb1.1, whole genome shotgun sequence:
- the LOC132522667 gene encoding LOW QUALITY PROTEIN: thimet oligopeptidase-like (The sequence of the model RefSeq protein was modified relative to this genomic sequence to represent the inferred CDS: inserted 1 base in 1 codon; substituted 1 base at 1 genomic stop codon), which translates to MDKTSQVVATVLGELAQKLKPLGEQERXVILELKKAECQRRGLHLDGPINAWDLRYYMNQGEETRYHVNLYLLNEAFPMQALTRGLLAISQELLGLTFDLEEGTSMCHEDVRLXTVWDAASGKVIHRQVLPDLYPRCVRGGTCRPWAGAPLWKRGPIHVPPQGGEVRARGLLRPAAGLPTARWELPDCHRGHGGQLHQAYAQPALPACSMMSGRPTSTTSGTRCTSSAPRRRAAGRGRGGPGRAWSSGRPSPWDSSTDITPHVVTPSVSASIIRPQALGATVPQELLDKLIKSREANPDAAGPREGKGASGLPGWKARPGHGASPPSPSSRPPGLFNLCQIVLAKVVQALHTQTPADPAQENARLCQEIPGFPAMPGARSQIQPTGLFRSSGGETTCKD; encoded by the exons TCCTGGAGCTAAAGAAGGCCGAGTGCCAGAGGCGGGGCCTGCACTTGGACGGCCCCATCAACGCCTGGGACCTGCGCTACTACATGAACCAGGGAGAGGAGACGCGCTACCACGTGAACCTGTACCTGCTCAATGAGGCTTTCCCCATGCAGGCGCTCACACGCGGGCTGCTGGCCATCTCCCAGGAGCTGCTGGGGCTGACCTTCGACCTGGAGGAGGGCACCAGCATGTGTCACGAAGACGTGAGGCTCTAAACGGTCTGGGACGCGGCCTCGGGCAAGGTCATCCATCGGCAAGTTCTACCTGATCTCTATCCTCGGTGCGTGCGTGGGGGAACCTGTCGGCCGTGGGCCGGGGCTCCTCTGTGGAAGCGGGGCCCCATCCACGTCCCTCCGCAGGGTGGGGAAGTCCGGGCACGCGGCCTGCTTCGGCCTGCAGCCGGGCTGCCTACAGCACGATGGGAGCTGCCAGATTGCCATCGCGGCCATGGTGGCCAACTTCACCAAGCCTACGCCCAACCTGCCCTCCCTGCTTGCAGCATGATGAGCGGGAGACCAACTTCCACGACGTCGGGCACGCGATGCACCAGCTCCGCTCCCAGGCGCAGGGCTGcaggcagggggcggggagggcccgGGCGTGCGTGGTCCTCAGGCAGGCCCTCGCCATGGGATTCTTCCACTGACATCACCCCGCACGTGGTGACGCCCTCGGTGTCAGCTTCCATCATCAGACCCCAGGCACTGGGCGC CACCGTCCCTCAGGAGCTGCTGGACAAGCTCATCAAGTCCCGGGAGGCCAACCCAGATGCGGCCGGAccgagggaagggaagggggcttCCGGTCTGCCCGGCTGGAAAGCGCGGCCTGGACACGGTGCCAGCCCCCCGTCTCCTTCCTCCCGCCCCCCAGGCCTCTTCAACCTGTGCCAGATCGTCCTGGCCAAGGTGGTTCAGGCCCTGCACACGCAGACTCCCGCGGACCCGGCCCAGGAGAATGCCCGCCTCTGCCAGGAGATCCCGGGGTTCCCAGCCATGCCAG gtgccaggagccagatTCAGCCTACAGGCCTCTTCCGCTCATCTGGAGGCGAAACCACGTGTAAGGATTAG